Proteins from a genomic interval of Psychrobacter urativorans:
- a CDS encoding catalase, with protein MNKNIDHTDPAKDMNTEQGHGGETHQRAGDDAKALTTQQGVVISDNQNSLKVGARGPTLLEDFVLREKINHFDHERIPERIVHARGSAAHGYFELTESLEEYTTAKILSETGKQTPLFTRFSTVAGSKGSKDTPRDVRGFAVKIYTEEGNWDIVGNNMPIFFIQDAMKFPDLVHAVKPEPDRGFPQAASAHDTFWDFVSLSPETMHNLIWVMSDRGLPRSLRMMEGFGIHSYRLINKEGKSTFVRFHWKPVLGVQSTTWDEAVKISGADLDYHRRDLFESINNGDYPEWEFGVQLFTEDEANEFPFDHLDATKLIPEELVPVKIVGKMVLNRYPDNFFAETEQVAFCPSHLPPGIDFSNDPLLQGRLFSYLDTQLSRLGSPNFAQIPINAPKCPFANNQQDGHMQMHVPKTRVLYEPQSLDPTRPRESVKKGFASFAETLDDGVKGRMRAESFADHYSQPRMFYRSQTKIEQAHIASAYAFELGKVDTAHVRTRMLGHLINIDEDLANRVATALGMQLPEAAEAAAPIQDMATSEVLQTIGRTPKTLKGRMIGILVAEGSKHSEIKKFEDAANAEGASVKIIAPNKEVKLDDDTIIQADERVAGGPSVMFDAVVSIIMPEQAKKLAKDSAALDWFTDAYVHCKAIAYCGATDEFILSKLPIEKDSFVTPLADLDAFIDNAKSRLWEREPKVRDLA; from the coding sequence ATGAATAAGAATATTGATCATACTGACCCCGCTAAAGACATGAATACAGAACAAGGTCATGGCGGTGAAACCCATCAGCGTGCCGGTGATGACGCCAAAGCGTTGACCACCCAGCAAGGTGTTGTCATCTCTGACAATCAAAACTCGCTAAAGGTTGGCGCACGTGGACCAACGCTGTTAGAAGACTTTGTCTTACGTGAAAAAATCAATCACTTTGACCATGAACGTATTCCAGAGCGTATCGTTCATGCGCGCGGTAGTGCAGCACACGGTTATTTTGAATTGACAGAATCGCTAGAAGAATATACCACTGCGAAGATTTTAAGTGAAACGGGTAAGCAGACGCCATTATTCACACGCTTTTCTACAGTAGCAGGCAGTAAAGGCTCAAAAGATACCCCGCGAGATGTGCGTGGCTTTGCGGTAAAAATTTATACCGAAGAGGGTAATTGGGATATCGTTGGCAATAATATGCCGATTTTCTTTATTCAAGATGCGATGAAATTTCCAGACCTTGTACATGCGGTCAAACCTGAACCAGATCGTGGTTTTCCACAAGCGGCATCTGCTCATGATACCTTTTGGGATTTTGTCTCACTCAGCCCTGAGACGATGCACAATTTGATTTGGGTAATGAGTGATCGCGGACTGCCGCGTAGCCTGCGTATGATGGAAGGCTTTGGTATTCATAGTTATCGCTTAATTAATAAAGAAGGCAAGAGCACCTTTGTACGTTTCCATTGGAAGCCAGTGCTGGGTGTGCAATCGACTACATGGGATGAAGCGGTAAAAATATCCGGTGCTGATCTTGATTATCATCGCCGTGATTTGTTTGAATCGATCAACAATGGTGATTATCCAGAGTGGGAATTTGGCGTACAGTTATTTACTGAAGACGAAGCCAATGAATTTCCATTCGATCATTTGGATGCCACCAAATTGATTCCAGAAGAATTGGTACCGGTAAAAATTGTCGGTAAAATGGTGCTCAATCGTTATCCGGATAATTTCTTTGCCGAAACAGAGCAAGTAGCGTTTTGTCCCTCACATTTGCCACCGGGTATCGATTTTAGTAATGACCCGTTATTACAAGGTCGCCTATTTAGTTATCTAGATACTCAGTTATCGCGTTTGGGCTCACCGAATTTTGCCCAAATTCCAATCAATGCACCAAAATGCCCGTTTGCCAATAATCAGCAAGATGGTCATATGCAGATGCACGTGCCGAAAACTCGTGTGTTATATGAACCACAGAGTCTCGATCCAACGCGCCCACGTGAGAGCGTGAAGAAAGGCTTTGCGTCTTTTGCCGAGACGCTAGATGATGGCGTTAAAGGTCGCATGCGTGCTGAGAGCTTTGCGGATCATTATAGCCAGCCGCGAATGTTCTATCGCAGTCAAACTAAAATTGAACAAGCGCATATTGCTTCTGCTTATGCCTTTGAGTTGGGTAAAGTAGATACCGCGCATGTGCGTACACGTATGTTGGGTCATCTGATTAATATCGATGAAGATTTGGCAAATCGTGTTGCAACGGCGCTGGGTATGCAATTACCCGAAGCGGCAGAGGCAGCTGCACCGATACAAGACATGGCGACGTCTGAGGTATTACAAACGATTGGTCGTACGCCTAAGACGTTAAAAGGTCGTATGATTGGAATACTAGTTGCAGAAGGCTCAAAGCATAGCGAAATTAAGAAGTTTGAAGATGCCGCAAATGCAGAGGGCGCAAGTGTTAAAATCATTGCACCGAATAAAGAGGTGAAGTTAGACGATGATACCATTATACAAGCTGATGAGCGCGTAGCAGGCGGTCCGTCTGTGATGTTTGATGCGGTCGTTAGTATCATCATGCCAGAGCAAGCGAAGAAGCTTGCTAAAGACAGCGCGGCTCTAGATTGGTTTACAGATGCCTATGTGCACTGTAAAGCGATTGCCTATTGCGGTGCGACCGATGAGTTTATCTTAAGCAAGCTACCGATTGAAAAAGACAGCTTTGTCACGCCATTGGCTGATTTAGATGCGTTTATTGATAATGCGAAATCACGTCTGTGGGAGCGTGAACCAAAAGTACGTGACCTTGCTTAG
- a CDS encoding dienelactone hydrolase family protein: protein MLLSQTATAITTKNVIYTVDNQPYEGYYAKADKANAPFILLIHDWDGLTDYERKRADMLATEGYNVLAADMFGQGIRPTTIEENKRLTAALYDDRSKMRRLLQGALNAGQAQGNDARTGVTMGYCFGGTVALELARSGFPQKAFVPFHGAFDTPTSQSYDKTTGEILVFHGSADDSVSLESFATLGKTLEAAKVPHEMVTYSGAPHAFSVFGSDRYDARADQRSWKRYLDFLAETYK from the coding sequence TTGCTGCTCAGCCAAACTGCTACTGCGATTACCACTAAAAATGTTATTTACACAGTAGACAACCAACCCTATGAGGGCTATTACGCCAAAGCGGACAAAGCGAATGCACCGTTTATCTTACTGATTCATGATTGGGATGGGCTCACCGACTATGAGCGCAAGCGTGCTGATATGTTAGCGACTGAAGGCTATAACGTGCTGGCTGCTGATATGTTTGGGCAAGGTATTCGCCCGACGACTATTGAAGAGAATAAACGCTTAACCGCAGCATTATATGACGATCGCAGCAAGATGCGCCGCTTGCTGCAAGGTGCATTGAATGCCGGTCAAGCGCAAGGCAATGATGCACGCACAGGCGTGACGATGGGCTACTGTTTTGGCGGTACGGTTGCTTTGGAGCTAGCGCGCTCAGGATTCCCGCAAAAGGCATTTGTACCCTTCCATGGTGCCTTCGATACGCCAACGAGTCAAAGCTATGATAAGACCACTGGCGAGATATTGGTGTTTCATGGCTCTGCGGATGACTCTGTCTCCCTAGAAAGTTTTGCTACTTTGGGCAAGACGCTAGAAGCGGCAAAGGTACCACATGAGATGGTTACTTATAGTGGCGCGCCTCATGCCTTTAGCGTGTTCGGCAGCGATAGATATGATGCTCGCGCTGATCAGCGCTCTTGGAAACGTTATTTAGATTTTTTAGCAGAAACCTATAAATAA
- a CDS encoding DUF938 domain-containing protein, whose amino-acid sequence MFNDNSDNSQSIAPAGIPFSQACENNKQPILDVLQKELRESTHVLEVGSGTGQHSVYFAPRLTYLTWQTSDVLAHHSTINAWHTAYPAPSLYAPLAFDLEVDPLPISLASNQLYDAVFTANTLHIISWLLVEQLFELVGDALAINGKLIVYGPFNENRHYTSARNQQFDISLRQRDPKSGIRHLEDIIVLAETHHLKLSNKYEMPANNQLLVFQKY is encoded by the coding sequence GTGTTTAATGATAATTCAGATAATAGCCAATCTATTGCTCCTGCTGGAATACCTTTTTCTCAAGCGTGTGAAAATAATAAGCAGCCGATTTTGGACGTTTTACAGAAAGAGTTGCGAGAGTCTACTCATGTATTAGAAGTGGGTTCAGGTACGGGGCAGCATAGTGTGTATTTCGCACCGAGATTGACCTATTTAACATGGCAGACCAGTGACGTGTTAGCGCATCATTCTACGATCAATGCTTGGCATACTGCCTATCCTGCGCCCAGCCTATATGCGCCACTGGCTTTTGATTTAGAAGTCGATCCATTACCGATAAGTCTTGCTAGTAATCAGCTTTATGATGCGGTATTTACTGCCAATACCCTGCATATCATCTCATGGTTGTTGGTTGAGCAATTATTTGAGTTAGTAGGTGATGCTTTAGCTATCAATGGGAAGCTGATCGTTTATGGACCATTTAACGAAAATAGACATTACACCAGTGCCAGAAATCAGCAATTTGATATCAGTCTCAGGCAACGCGATCCAAAAAGCGGTATCCGCCATTTAGAGGATATAATAGTTTTGGCAGAGACGCATCATCTAAAGCTATCTAATAAGTATGAGATGCCCGCTAACAACCAGCTACTGGTATTTCAAAAATATTAA
- a CDS encoding flavodoxin family protein produces the protein MATKTLLIVAHAPSPNTEKLAQAAYDGASHPDLDIHVILKLPQDTQPEDVLAADALLLGTTENLAYMAGMTKEFFDRCYYPVLEKKQGMPFALYIRAGHDGTGTKLAIKTITTGLRWEWIQEALILQGDWQEVFTEQVEELAMTLAAGVEAGIY, from the coding sequence ATGGCTACCAAAACCTTGCTTATCGTCGCTCATGCACCATCGCCTAATACTGAGAAATTAGCTCAAGCGGCTTACGATGGTGCTAGTCATCCTGATTTAGATATCCATGTCATATTAAAGTTACCACAAGATACCCAGCCTGAAGATGTACTGGCAGCTGATGCGCTACTATTAGGGACGACTGAGAACTTGGCTTATATGGCAGGGATGACTAAAGAATTTTTTGATCGTTGTTATTATCCGGTGTTAGAGAAGAAGCAGGGCATGCCATTTGCGTTATATATACGCGCAGGACATGATGGTACGGGTACTAAGCTTGCTATCAAGACGATTACGACAGGACTGCGTTGGGAATGGATTCAAGAAGCGCTGATTTTACAAGGTGATTGGCAGGAGGTATTTACTGAGCAAGTCGAAGAGTTGGCGATGACGCTGGCAGCTGGGGTAGAAGCGGGTATTTATTAG
- a CDS encoding OsmC family protein, giving the protein MTTSKVTYQGDLRTTAIHIQSNNEIITDAPVDNQGKGEAFSPTDLLATSLASCMLTIIGIKARDMDIDIAGTTAEVTKVMAADPRRVSEVHVAITFSQPLDEKTQKIFYNTALTCPVAKSIHPDIIQKVTINSKSY; this is encoded by the coding sequence ATGACAACCTCAAAAGTAACTTATCAAGGTGATCTACGTACTACCGCTATTCACATACAATCAAACAATGAAATCATCACTGATGCACCAGTTGATAATCAAGGTAAAGGAGAGGCATTTTCACCGACTGATTTATTGGCGACCAGTTTAGCCAGTTGTATGCTGACCATTATTGGTATCAAAGCCCGTGATATGGATATCGATATTGCAGGCACTACGGCTGAAGTGACCAAAGTGATGGCAGCTGATCCAAGACGAGTCAGTGAGGTACATGTCGCGATTACTTTTAGTCAGCCTTTAGATGAGAAAACGCAAAAAATATTTTATAACACTGCGCTCACTTGTCCGGTTGCGAAAAGTATCCATCCTGATATTATCCAAAAAGTGACTATTAATTCTAAAAGCTATTGA
- a CDS encoding phospholipase D-like domain-containing protein codes for MKVSDLTLNAIKSYITGDGAPTAYMSGPELIKFFNAFGLSDEYSSGGLPNAWSRNEYTYERLKEVNGNPQFKKLIESIPDRRRVSNPDEIASELSSIIKYDGYFFEMDDLGIFKVTGSGVDDPILIAAHFQEIKNQIIEAIQAAEFTIWVAVAWFTDKDIGNELRNKNQSGINVRIIVNNDVTTNKYGLDFGSRGIEYKKISPSSRWGKKLMHNKFCIIDLCKVIHGSYNWTSNAQHNNESITITDSRTLAEEFSRQFIELYNQKN; via the coding sequence TTGAAGGTTTCAGATCTTACCTTAAATGCAATCAAGTCTTACATTACAGGCGATGGTGCTCCAACTGCTTACATGTCAGGACCAGAACTAATTAAGTTTTTCAATGCTTTTGGGTTATCTGATGAATATTCTAGTGGAGGTCTTCCAAATGCATGGTCGAGAAACGAGTATACTTATGAACGATTGAAAGAAGTAAATGGTAATCCCCAGTTTAAAAAATTAATTGAATCGATTCCTGACAGGAGAAGAGTTAGTAACCCTGATGAAATAGCATCTGAACTTAGTAGTATAATAAAGTATGACGGTTATTTTTTTGAAATGGATGACCTAGGAATTTTTAAAGTGACTGGCTCTGGGGTTGATGACCCAATACTGATTGCCGCACATTTTCAGGAAATAAAGAATCAAATTATTGAAGCTATTCAGGCTGCAGAATTTACTATATGGGTCGCTGTAGCATGGTTTACAGATAAAGATATTGGGAATGAACTACGTAATAAAAATCAGAGTGGGATAAATGTACGAATAATCGTAAACAATGATGTCACCACTAATAAATACGGCTTAGACTTTGGCTCTAGAGGCATTGAATATAAAAAGATTTCCCCAAGCTCTCGTTGGGGAAAAAAGTTAATGCATAATAAATTTTGTATAATAGATTTATGCAAAGTTATTCATGGGTCGTATAATTGGACAAGTAATGCTCAACACAATAACGAAAGTATTACTATTACAGATAGCAGAACATTAGCTGAAGAGTTTTCAAGGCAGTTTATTGAGCTTTATAACCAAAAAAATTAA